In the genome of Xanthobacteraceae bacterium, one region contains:
- a CDS encoding outer membrane protein assembly factor BamD, which yields MRLTFENSFGFARILAVVLVTGMTAGCASMPSLDSLNFWGTKTDDTPIDEPADKLYNEGLTLLNQKEFKKAAKKFEEVDRQHPYSEWGRKALLMTAYAYYEAQMHDEVLTAARRYLALHPGTPDAAYAQYLGASALFDEIPNVDTDQRRTENALEALEEVIRKYPDTEYAISARRKIEVARDQLAGKEMIAGRFYLKQRNFTGAINRFKVVVTKYQTTRHVEEALARLVEAYMALGIVNEAQTAAVVLGHNFPSSPWYQDAYKLVSAGGNVPREDRGSWISQAIRSVRGG from the coding sequence ATGCGTCTCACCTTCGAAAACAGCTTTGGCTTTGCCCGCATTCTGGCGGTCGTGCTCGTAACGGGGATGACGGCCGGTTGCGCCAGCATGCCCAGCCTCGACAGCCTGAACTTCTGGGGCACGAAGACCGACGACACCCCGATCGATGAGCCAGCCGACAAGCTCTACAATGAAGGCCTGACCCTTCTGAACCAGAAGGAATTCAAGAAGGCCGCGAAGAAATTCGAGGAAGTGGATCGCCAGCACCCCTATTCGGAATGGGGCCGCAAGGCGCTGCTGATGACGGCCTACGCCTATTACGAAGCGCAGATGCACGACGAGGTGCTGACCGCCGCGCGCCGCTATCTGGCGCTGCATCCGGGCACGCCCGACGCCGCCTACGCGCAGTATCTCGGCGCATCCGCGCTGTTCGACGAAATCCCGAACGTGGATACCGACCAGCGCCGCACCGAAAACGCGCTCGAAGCGCTGGAGGAAGTGATCCGGAAATATCCGGACACCGAATATGCCATCAGCGCGCGCCGCAAGATCGAGGTGGCGCGGGACCAACTCGCCGGCAAGGAAATGATCGCCGGCCGCTTCTACCTGAAGCAGCGCAATTTCACCGGCGCCATCAACCGCTTCAAGGTCGTGGTCACGAAGTACCAGACCACCCGACACGTCGAGGAAGCGCTGGCGCGTCTGGTCGAAGCCTATATGGCGCTCGGCATCGTCAACGAGGCGCAGACCGCGGCCGTAGTGCTCGGCCACAACTTCCCCAGCAGCCCCTGGTATCAGGACGCCTACAAGCTGGTGTCGGCCGGAGGCAATGTTCCGCGGGAAGACCGCGGTTCGTGGATCAGCCAGGCGATCCGCAGCGTCCGCGGCGGCTAG
- the recN gene encoding DNA repair protein RecN has translation MLSRLSISDIVLIDRLDVDFRNGLSVLTGETGAGKSIVLDAFTLALGARGDAALVRDGAEQGQVVAAFDLPKKHPARELLRANDLGDDDGEVILRRVQLADGRTRAFINDRPVSVQILRELGTKLVEIHGQHDERALVDPAVHRAVLDAFGGNAELAAKTRALWQAWREQEALVAAERERNERAKRDADYIRNAVDELTKLAPQPGEETTLAGRRASLMRAEKVAGDLKDAHDVIAGSGSSVPEIASALRRLERRQQEAADIVGGPAKALETALNSIEEARLGLEAAMRLADYDPQELERNEERLFALRAAGRKYGSAVDDLPAVAARFEGDLAAIDQGDANLKKLEAAAQQAEREFRETAKKLSEARAATAKKLDKAVQAELPPLKLERAEFISEIESNPSSPGPDGYDRVEFWVRTNPGARPGPMMKVASGGELARFLLALKVVLADRGSAPTLVFDEIDTGVGGAVSDAIGARLARLAQKVQVLTVTHAPQVAARAVNHFLVAKEAVQGGKRVNTKIATLDDKKRREEVARMLSGADVTDEARKAAERLIAGAAA, from the coding sequence ATGCTGTCGCGGCTCTCGATTTCCGACATCGTCCTGATCGACCGTCTGGATGTGGATTTCCGGAACGGTCTGTCGGTGCTCACCGGCGAAACCGGCGCGGGCAAGTCCATCGTGCTGGACGCCTTCACGCTGGCGCTGGGCGCGCGCGGCGACGCCGCGCTGGTGCGCGACGGCGCGGAGCAGGGGCAGGTGGTCGCGGCCTTCGACCTTCCGAAGAAACATCCCGCGCGCGAACTGCTGCGCGCCAACGATCTCGGCGACGACGACGGCGAAGTGATCCTGCGCCGCGTGCAACTCGCGGACGGGCGCACCCGCGCCTTCATCAACGACCGGCCAGTAAGCGTGCAGATCCTGCGCGAACTCGGCACGAAGCTCGTGGAGATCCACGGCCAGCATGACGAGCGCGCGCTGGTCGACCCTGCCGTGCACCGGGCGGTGCTGGATGCGTTCGGCGGCAATGCCGAACTCGCCGCGAAGACCCGCGCGCTATGGCAGGCGTGGCGCGAACAGGAAGCGCTGGTTGCCGCCGAGCGCGAGCGTAACGAGCGCGCCAAGCGCGACGCCGATTACATCCGCAACGCGGTGGACGAACTCACCAAGCTCGCGCCGCAGCCGGGCGAGGAAACTACACTGGCCGGGCGGCGCGCTTCGCTGATGCGCGCGGAGAAAGTCGCGGGCGATTTGAAGGACGCGCATGACGTAATCGCGGGCAGCGGTTCTTCCGTGCCGGAAATCGCGAGCGCGCTGCGCCGTCTGGAGCGCCGCCAGCAGGAAGCTGCCGACATTGTCGGCGGACCGGCGAAGGCACTGGAGACCGCGCTCAATTCCATCGAGGAAGCAAGGCTTGGTCTGGAAGCCGCCATGCGTCTCGCGGACTACGATCCGCAGGAACTGGAGCGCAACGAGGAGCGCCTGTTCGCGCTGCGTGCGGCGGGTCGCAAATATGGTTCCGCGGTCGACGATCTTCCCGCGGTTGCGGCGCGTTTCGAGGGCGACCTTGCCGCCATCGATCAGGGCGACGCAAACCTGAAGAAGCTGGAAGCGGCCGCGCAACAGGCAGAGCGCGAATTCCGCGAAACCGCGAAGAAACTCTCCGAAGCGCGCGCGGCGACCGCGAAGAAGCTCGACAAGGCGGTGCAGGCCGAACTGCCGCCGCTAAAGCTGGAGCGCGCGGAATTCATCAGCGAGATCGAGAGCAATCCCTCATCGCCTGGACCGGACGGTTACGACCGCGTGGAATTCTGGGTGCGCACCAACCCCGGCGCGCGGCCGGGGCCGATGATGAAGGTCGCGTCCGGCGGCGAACTCGCGCGGTTCCTGCTGGCGCTGAAAGTCGTGCTGGCCGACCGCGGCTCCGCGCCGACGCTGGTGTTCGACGAAATCGACACGGGTGTCGGCGGCGCGGTTTCGGATGCCATCGGCGCGCGGCTCGCGCGGCTCGCGCAAAAGGTGCAGGTACTGACCGTCACCCATGCGCCGCAGGTTGCCGCGCGCGCGGTCAATCATTTCCTCGTCGCGAAGGAAGCGGTGCAGGGCGGTAAGCGCGTGAATACGAAGATCGCGACGCTCGACGACAAGAAGCGCCGCGAGGAAGTCGCGCGCATGTTGTCCGGCGCCGATGTCACCGACGAAGCGCGCAAAGCGGCCGAGCGCCTGATTGCCGGCGCGGCGGCGTAA